In Methanofollis sp. UBA420, one DNA window encodes the following:
- a CDS encoding MFS transporter, with protein MPDLSPTENMSMDERRRGLRLVLQEGMVTQAMVTLTGGVFLVAFALQLGASNTIIGLLAAIPPLAELFQMPSVYLVTRIKNRRRLTVTASFLARSFWVVIAAIPFVVPPSTAVWALVGAMCCYSILSGISHCAWNSWIHDLLPQTEIGDFFSRRMRLSTILAIILSLAAAFFIDFWKTETGGELTAYSVLFFGGYIAGMVGVYLLSRTPEPLIQEEEAPKLRTILKEPASDRNFRNLLTFLGSWNFAINLAAPFFTVYMLQRLGMDIGWVIALAVLSQIASVASFKVWGHTADRLSHKSVLQISGPIFMIAILAWTFTTLPEPYFLTIPLLIVIHILTGISTAGVTLSTNYIGLKLAPQGHATSYIAAASITNYLAAGVAPIVGGLFADFFAAREASLTLTWTDPAGTIVLNTLDFQHWDFFFFFAFIIGLYSLHRLSAVHEEGEVKERIVIHELLAEVRREMRNLSTAGGLRTMIRPPVARILKSQEKKLEEATYDRENRVKGIPEE; from the coding sequence ATGCCAGATCTGAGCCCGACCGAGAACATGAGCATGGACGAGCGGAGGCGAGGTCTCCGCCTCGTCCTCCAGGAGGGGATGGTCACCCAGGCGATGGTCACCCTCACCGGCGGGGTCTTCCTCGTCGCCTTCGCCCTCCAGCTCGGGGCATCGAACACGATCATCGGGCTTCTCGCCGCCATTCCGCCTCTCGCGGAACTCTTCCAGATGCCGTCGGTCTACCTGGTGACGCGGATCAAGAACCGCCGGCGCCTCACGGTCACGGCCTCCTTCCTGGCAAGATCGTTCTGGGTCGTCATCGCCGCCATCCCCTTCGTCGTCCCGCCGTCGACAGCGGTCTGGGCACTCGTCGGGGCGATGTGCTGCTACTCCATCCTCTCCGGGATCTCGCACTGCGCATGGAACTCATGGATCCACGACCTCCTGCCGCAGACCGAGATCGGGGACTTCTTCTCCAGGAGGATGCGCCTCTCCACCATCCTCGCCATCATCCTCTCTCTGGCCGCCGCTTTCTTCATCGACTTCTGGAAGACGGAGACGGGAGGGGAACTCACCGCCTACTCCGTCCTCTTCTTCGGCGGCTACATCGCCGGCATGGTCGGCGTCTACCTCCTCTCCAGAACTCCCGAACCCCTGATCCAGGAGGAAGAGGCCCCGAAACTCCGCACGATCCTGAAGGAACCGGCCTCTGACAGGAACTTCCGGAACCTTCTCACCTTCCTCGGGTCCTGGAACTTCGCCATCAACCTCGCCGCCCCCTTCTTCACCGTCTATATGCTCCAGAGACTCGGTATGGACATCGGGTGGGTGATCGCCCTCGCCGTGCTCAGCCAGATCGCCTCGGTCGCCTCGTTCAAGGTCTGGGGACATACCGCCGACCGTCTCAGTCATAAGTCCGTCCTCCAGATCAGCGGCCCGATCTTCATGATCGCGATCCTGGCCTGGACCTTCACCACCCTTCCCGAGCCGTACTTCCTCACCATCCCCCTCCTCATCGTCATTCACATCCTCACCGGCATCTCGACGGCAGGGGTCACCCTCTCCACCAACTACATCGGCCTCAAACTCGCTCCCCAGGGTCATGCCACCTCGTACATCGCCGCCGCGAGCATCACCAACTACCTTGCCGCTGGGGTCGCCCCCATCGTCGGCGGGCTTTTCGCCGATTTCTTTGCCGCACGGGAGGCGTCCCTCACCCTCACCTGGACAGACCCGGCAGGCACGATCGTCCTGAACACCCTCGACTTCCAGCACTGGGACTTCTTCTTCTTCTTCGCCTTCATCATCGGATTGTATTCCCTCCACCGGCTCTCTGCCGTTCATGAAGAAGGGGAGGTGAAGGAGCGGATCGTCATCCACGAACTCCTCGCAGAGGTGCGGCGGGAGATGCGCAACCTCTCGACCGCGGGAGGGCTGCGGACGATGATACGGCCCCCTGTCGCCAGGATACTCAAGTCGCAGGAGAAGAAACTGGAGGAGGCCACCTATGACCGGGAGAACAGAGTAAAGGGCATCCCGGAAGAGTGA
- a CDS encoding DUF2115 domain-containing protein encodes MPEPEDRIHEAADRLARCRSPGDLAEAIAVEAERYTLFDLQQIGGGVKREVDRLPEPYRSRVRPYFEAQLFGAYHRLMLGHRTGAFATLEGPIADRERFDAFVALIVPGCLEDGDTDFGLKNPHHTLFYYLMTGFVMFVEGGPGHPVGTPFPGGFAVEKKGENYYCPIREKEEEVLFSICNVCPARQMEGV; translated from the coding sequence ATGCCCGAACCCGAAGACCGCATCCATGAAGCTGCCGACCGCCTTGCCCGGTGCAGGAGCCCCGGCGATCTTGCAGAGGCGATCGCCGTCGAGGCGGAGCGGTACACTCTTTTCGATCTCCAGCAGATCGGCGGGGGGGTCAAAAGGGAGGTCGACCGCCTGCCCGAGCCGTACCGCTCCCGGGTGCGGCCGTACTTCGAGGCGCAACTCTTCGGCGCCTACCACCGCCTGATGCTCGGCCACCGAACAGGGGCTTTTGCAACTCTTGAAGGCCCTATTGCCGACCGGGAACGTTTTGACGCGTTCGTCGCCCTCATCGTCCCGGGATGTCTGGAAGACGGGGATACGGACTTCGGCCTGAAAAATCCCCACCACACACTCTTCTACTACCTGATGACGGGCTTTGTGATGTTTGTCGAGGGCGGGCCCGGCCACCCTGTCGGCACGCCCTTCCCCGGCGGCTTTGCCGTCGAAAAAAAAGGGGAGAACTATTACTGCCCGATCCGGGAGAAGGAGGAAGAAGTGCTCTTCTCCATCTGCAATGTCTGCCCGGCACGGCAGATGGAGGGGGTGTGA
- a CDS encoding glycosyltransferase: MIIPAYNEETRIRSVLSTFIQAFSGHEIIVVCDGADRTADIVDEVSKENPMIRLLRYQERLGKGGAIIEGFRASHGQRIGFADADESAEPAEIKGMFDALDGADGLIGSRRLKGSKITIKQPLMRRAISRIFNIVFAHILFGLPFNDTQCGAKVFTREAVMDIIDDLEGRGFETDLEILWRLEKKGYTVREYPITWKHSEGSTFRLSYSWKMFVSLMKIRWG; encoded by the coding sequence GTGATCATACCCGCATATAACGAAGAGACCAGGATCAGGTCGGTTCTCTCTACTTTTATTCAGGCTTTTTCCGGGCACGAGATCATCGTCGTCTGCGACGGGGCCGACCGCACTGCGGATATCGTCGACGAGGTCTCGAAAGAGAACCCGATGATCAGACTCCTGCGATATCAGGAGCGCCTGGGGAAGGGAGGCGCGATCATCGAGGGTTTCAGGGCGTCTCACGGACAGAGGATCGGTTTTGCCGACGCGGACGAATCGGCCGAACCTGCCGAGATAAAGGGGATGTTCGATGCCCTGGACGGAGCAGACGGGTTGATCGGTTCGCGGAGACTGAAGGGATCAAAGATCACCATCAAACAGCCCCTTATGCGGAGGGCGATAAGCAGGATATTCAATATCGTCTTTGCGCACATCCTCTTCGGCCTTCCCTTCAACGACACGCAATGCGGTGCGAAGGTGTTCACGAGGGAGGCGGTCATGGATATCATCGACGACCTCGAGGGGAGGGGCTTTGAGACAGACCTTGAGATCCTCTGGCGCCTGGAAAAGAAGGGGTATACGGTGAGGGAGTACCCGATCACCTGGAAGCACTCGGAAGGGTCGACCTTCAGATTGTCGTATTCGTGGAAGATGTTTGTCAGTCTCATGAAGATCCGGTGGGGATGA
- a CDS encoding glycosyltransferase family 2 protein, translating into MDRSPPALSVVLPSLNEEETIADCITKIRQVFADLGTEGEIIIADSSRDRTPEIAASLGAIVVRPEKMGYGNAYLAGLARARGTYVVIGDADNTYDFLEIPQLLAPLDAGADMVLGSRLRGTILPGAMPALHRYIGNPVLTWLLNRVFHTHISDSHTGFRAIRRDALECLHLKTGGMEFASEMIIEAAIAGLRIEEVPITYHPRLTPSKLQSFSDGWRHVRFMLLYRPVPFLAVPGLFFAFFGLSLMLLFLVRGDVETYRFHSFILASLAFIGGLEGMLMGLIIRVFSVVHGYGRQSAAISRLLNYNILEWGIAGGSLMMTAGVIVGLGIVYQWAAAGFGSLSQIANAVWALALFLAGIQILFAAVFVSMMLLKADQKEE; encoded by the coding sequence ATGGACAGATCTCCTCCGGCGCTTTCTGTGGTCCTTCCGTCCCTGAACGAAGAAGAGACCATCGCCGACTGCATCACAAAGATCAGGCAGGTCTTTGCAGACCTCGGCACCGAGGGGGAGATCATCATCGCCGATTCGTCCCGGGACCGGACCCCCGAGATCGCGGCCTCTCTCGGGGCCATCGTCGTCAGGCCCGAGAAGATGGGCTATGGCAACGCGTATCTTGCCGGCCTCGCACGGGCCCGCGGGACGTACGTCGTCATCGGGGACGCCGACAACACCTACGACTTTCTCGAAATTCCGCAACTACTGGCGCCGCTGGATGCCGGGGCCGACATGGTGCTCGGCTCGCGTCTCCGGGGGACGATCCTCCCGGGCGCCATGCCCGCCCTCCACCGCTATATCGGCAACCCTGTCCTGACCTGGCTCCTGAACCGGGTCTTCCACACCCACATCTCAGACTCCCATACGGGCTTTCGTGCGATCCGGCGGGACGCCCTGGAGTGCCTCCACCTGAAGACCGGGGGGATGGAGTTCGCATCCGAGATGATCATCGAGGCGGCGATCGCCGGACTCCGCATAGAAGAGGTGCCGATCACCTACCACCCCCGCCTCACCCCCTCGAAACTCCAGAGTTTCTCTGACGGCTGGCGGCATGTCAGGTTCATGCTCCTCTACCGGCCCGTGCCGTTCCTCGCGGTCCCGGGCCTCTTCTTCGCCTTTTTCGGTCTCTCGCTGATGCTTCTCTTCCTTGTGCGGGGCGATGTCGAGACCTACCGCTTCCACTCCTTCATCCTTGCGTCCCTGGCCTTCATCGGCGGGCTGGAGGGCATGCTGATGGGGCTCATCATCAGGGTCTTCTCCGTCGTCCACGGCTACGGGCGGCAGAGTGCGGCCATATCGAGGCTGTTGAACTACAATATCCTGGAGTGGGGGATTGCCGGCGGCAGTCTCATGATGACGGCTGGCGTCATCGTCGGCCTCGGCATCGTCTACCAGTGGGCCGCCGCGGGTTTCGGTTCTCTCTCCCAGATTGCGAAT